The following proteins are encoded in a genomic region of Rhodoferax aquaticus:
- a CDS encoding DEAD/DEAH box helicase translates to MTDTFEVAGEFTPAENFSSTTTQATVTEMVDAVEVEEVPNGFVELGLVPELIRAVKDLGYTQPTTVQQKVIPMALPASADSAQTNKFIDLMVSSQTGSGKTAAFLLPVLHTLLTQMAEAEAKERSDYEAAVAEAAAKGEPAPKRPKRQDPTNPRNFKAAVPGALIVCPTRELAQQVAHDAIDLVQHCRGLRVANIVGGMPYQLQIAKLQNANLVVATPGRLLDLQRSMQIKLDQVQFLVVDEADRMLDLGFADDLAEINQLTIGRKQTMMFSATFAPRIQQLAARVMRDPQRVTIDSPQEKHSNIKQVLFWADNAQHKRKLLDHWLRDTTINQAIVFASTQIECDGLANDLQQDGFSAVALHGALSQGLRNRRLMALRQGQVQILVATDVAARGIDVPTITHVFNFGLPMKAEDYTHRIGRTGRAGRDGIAATFAEIRDRRKIFDIEAFTRQPIKAEVIPGMEPQQRIPDARSSFGGGGGRRDAAPRGRGGPREGGFGGGGGRGGFGGGRDGGAREGFSYERKGGFNDRFAGGGAPAPRGDFAPRGDFGGAPRGNFSAPRGDFAPRAERTDFAPRGERGDFAPRGDFGAPRGDFAARKPAFGKPTGFAKPGNGGKVFVPRDAKKRPARNAD, encoded by the coding sequence ATGACTGACACTTTTGAAGTGGCCGGCGAATTCACGCCTGCTGAAAACTTTTCCTCTACAACGACTCAAGCAACCGTGACCGAAATGGTCGATGCGGTGGAAGTTGAAGAAGTACCTAACGGTTTCGTTGAGTTGGGCTTGGTGCCTGAACTGATTCGCGCCGTCAAAGATTTGGGCTACACCCAACCCACCACCGTGCAGCAAAAAGTCATTCCTATGGCTTTGCCTGCCAGTGCTGACAGCGCGCAAACCAACAAGTTCATTGACTTGATGGTCTCTAGCCAAACGGGTAGCGGCAAGACTGCAGCATTTTTGCTGCCCGTGTTGCACACCTTGTTGACGCAAATGGCAGAAGCTGAAGCCAAAGAGCGCAGCGACTATGAAGCAGCCGTGGCTGAAGCGGCTGCCAAGGGTGAACCTGCTCCTAAGCGTCCTAAGCGCCAAGACCCCACCAATCCACGTAACTTCAAAGCCGCTGTTCCCGGTGCTTTGATTGTTTGCCCTACCCGCGAATTGGCGCAGCAAGTGGCGCACGACGCCATTGACTTGGTACAACACTGCCGTGGTCTGCGCGTAGCCAACATCGTGGGCGGCATGCCTTACCAGTTGCAAATCGCCAAGCTGCAAAACGCTAATCTGGTCGTTGCAACCCCCGGCCGTTTGTTGGATCTGCAACGTTCCATGCAAATCAAGTTGGACCAAGTCCAGTTCTTGGTAGTAGACGAAGCCGACCGCATGTTGGACTTGGGCTTTGCCGATGACTTGGCCGAAATCAACCAGCTAACCATTGGCCGCAAGCAAACCATGATGTTCAGCGCAACTTTTGCGCCGCGCATTCAACAGTTGGCAGCCCGTGTGATGCGTGACCCACAACGTGTCACTATCGACAGCCCGCAAGAAAAGCATTCCAACATCAAGCAAGTCTTGTTCTGGGCCGACAACGCACAGCACAAGCGCAAGCTCTTGGACCACTGGTTGCGTGACACCACCATCAACCAAGCGATTGTTTTTGCCAGCACCCAAATCGAGTGCGATGGTTTGGCCAACGACTTGCAACAAGACGGCTTTTCTGCCGTGGCATTGCATGGCGCTTTGAGCCAAGGTTTGCGTAACCGCCGCTTGATGGCACTGCGCCAAGGCCAAGTGCAAATCTTGGTGGCGACCGATGTGGCAGCCCGTGGTATTGACGTGCCCACCATCACCCACGTGTTCAATTTTGGCTTGCCGATGAAGGCCGAAGACTACACCCACCGCATTGGTCGTACCGGCCGCGCGGGGCGTGACGGTATCGCGGCCACTTTCGCAGAAATTCGCGATCGTCGCAAAATTTTCGACATCGAAGCATTCACACGCCAGCCTATCAAGGCCGAAGTCATTCCTGGTATGGAACCCCAGCAACGTATCCCTGACGCACGCTCCAGTTTTGGCGGCGGCGGTGGTCGCCGTGATGCAGCTCCCCGTGGCCGTGGTGGCCCACGTGAAGGCGGCTTCGGTGGTGGCGGCGGACGCGGTGGTTTTGGTGGCGGACGTGATGGCGGTGCCCGCGAAGGCTTTAGCTACGAACGCAAGGGCGGTTTCAATGACCGCTTTGCCGGCGGCGGCGCTCCCGCTCCTCGTGGCGACTTTGCCCCGCGCGGTGATTTTGGTGGCGCTCCCCGTGGAAACTTCTCCGCTCCCCGCGGTGACTTCGCTCCTCGTGCAGAACGCACAGACTTCGCCCCCCGCGGCGAGCGCGGTGACTTTGCTCCCCGTGGTGACTTTGGTGCTCCCCGTGGCGACTTTGCGGCCCGCAAGCCTGCATTTGGCAAGCCCACTGGCTTTGCTAAGCCTGGCAATGGTGGCAAAGTGTTTGTGCCCCGTGATGCCAAGAAGCGCCCAGCACGCAATGCAGATTAA